The following are encoded together in the Pectobacterium punjabense genome:
- a CDS encoding Ig-like domain-containing protein gives MQVFPSIDLKALGDGVITVNVTAVDQAGNALAGTQQLGVSINNPPVAALNMPFSNGYLNLSDAQAGQTLSGTTGLHGAGQTVSITVGTTVYSGTVDNNGSWSLQLPPSMLTTQADGLLTISVTVSDAAGNTSTVQGSANVDLTPPVLTINPIGVDDIINIAESLLPLQITGTSPINDSGRPIIVNVTINGQIYQGLAQADGTWSVTVPAGDLQNMPNGITAITATLTDAAGNIGTVSHSITLDTDPAKAPTLTIATLSTDDYLNLAESGQPLTISGSSQNVEQGQQVTITLNSQTYLATVGADGSWSTTVPATDVGNVPDGKQTVSASVTDVSGNPGSTTHSITVITDAANLPSITIATLSGNDVISAQNSQSDLLISGSTTNVSAGQRVTVTLNSKTYLATVGADGSWSTTVPASDVQNLPQGGQNVTATVSDIAQNPATTTHPFTVDTVPPLLSIDMLVDTSDIGLADALAGLPLSGKAEAGLQVTIKVGTAVYSVVADNNGIWQITIAANDLLALGDGVKTLAASVTDGAGNASATSIDITLKTQSLPTLTLDSLYDNNVLTSAELATETTIGGSYTNLPVGTAIQVTIGAYTVTGVTLAGGLWSATIPANALSILADGNVQVSATVTDSAGNTGSASGALDVVIHTNFSISITPPFVDGVLNQAESTVDQLLTGTTGLLDPGQSVSVSITNGTLTHTYSATVAANGQWNVTLLAADLTSLGDGTHTINVTVTDHAGNTGTGSDTFTSVIVGVPVATLDTPFGDGKLSLADALPGATLSGQTGLTSNVGQTVSVSINGTNVPATVNADGSWTLSLASQTLIDLPDGTVNFTVIVADSAGNTSTTTATASVLTTTLPAATLDLPFGDGILNATEIQAIQTLTGKTGITSAGQEVIVTVTNKTTLVDTTFTATADGLGGWSRELSPADLAIFTEGNYSISVKVTDWVGNTNTSTSLDVSSAQTLPAPLIDVVPFGIDNILSSAEAASALTFSGRTQVGGSGQGVKLEIDLNGIRYTATVDNAGNWSVTLPPNALNSLVDGQHTITVTAVDAAGNVGSAPIAFTSDLTPPAITLNTPFDDGYLNIADAGTLAGRTLSGNAGDAVSVNVTFGGQPLVVQLMSGGMWTATLTPAQLADLADGTHNISITAADSLGNSATLNSQAILAVKVAPTVSITAFAGLDGLDYTESRTTQTVSGTSTGLEVGQNVTVTLNGKPYTAKILADGSWSTTIPSADLQLLTDGQQHTITADATDKAGNPAAQASEGFNVNLTPPPMTMVIDPIAGDDIINAAEINGNVTISGQVTNIPPMTPITVLIGGIPLFTTTNASGVWEITISASTYFTTNGDTSVTASVTAAPTINSTKTVLVDTVAPTLDIVTFASDNVLSATEMSTAQAITGTASITEAGQIVSISLNGKPYSAQVSATGAWSVNVPAADLALLADGSHTITATLTDKAGNSTTTTQTVNVDTAIPLLSVTLFDDNILTLAEALAGGAIKGTGEIGATVTLTAGPLVGTTTVGPDGTWTIPVLSVDLQSLTDGAQVIGVTLTDTSGNTTHVDATLDVALNQTLGAGINNIFGNDGILNLAESLVTQVISGNATGNYLGAKVQVTVLGTTVEGTVGANGAWSVALAPNLFTGLSNGLLAVNVDIVDSHGNVKNQLINIDVLKSLPVIDSVLAFTDGALNAADIATNQIISGVVSNVNIAAGATVAVTLGNKIYTGISVGAGGAWSLSVPALDLQALQDGTLAVGVAVTDHAGNTTSQIVNVPTIIKNLPSITLNPVFGDSVLNLGDLLVNQPLSGTATGLAGRTITLSIAGSQIATAAVGTDGKWSVAVTPSVLGILQGLGSGDFTVAATATDSVGNTANGSAGIKFDFAQPVITLNPVFGGDGFLNAAEAVVAQIIGGTVTNAGVGSQVTVTLGSKTFLSTVGAGGVFSLTLQPSDLSALVDGSATLGVSVTNASGNIGTVNNAINIIAKNLPTISLGSLFGGDGFLNAAEAALTQTISGTTTNAIAGSSVVIRIGSLTLNATVGNDGTWTTSVTPLQLSSLTNGNLTVSATVTDPAGNSNGISTGLNVSILPPTITLNPLFNGGVLDLTSLLSAQTISGTTANVAAGTAINVTLGSKTYTTTIGANGGWSLPIPSLDLKALTDGVTNVSVRLVDAAGNVGQSTGALNVAINAQPTLTLNSLFGGDGLLNAVEAAAGQIISGTSTNAVGSTIQISLGAKTYSAVVQSNGNWSVSLPSLDLNNLTDGTLSLSASLTNAAGKSASAGVSVGVGVHALPTVNLGSLFGGDGYLNLAEAGINQIISGTTTNAAGGSVTLTVGGLVLSAAVASNGTWSISVPSANLLNIADGNLTVGVTVADRYGNTNSTSSNVIVKTHQLPQLGIDAVGSLIGNTVGLLANGITVSGTSRYVQQGAKVTVTLLGQTLQGTVGADGKWSANFSSSLLGINVFNVGAILTALLGTAVEASVTDQAGNFTGVSAGLTSGISLGLPLMSMMALDTDDSSLAQVSSLSSEQLDTGESTDVQSLHVSSKMAAATLSETQTIDNNASTEVENSVYAIGGVVINLADGSVQTGAEITGSEGDDLITLSSLDFTHIDGGDGIDTLLLDGTSLNLDLTALGLKIDNVEIFDLGQNGTNSITLDLDRALNVTDRPEDDLLIVGGEGSKVNLIPGDGAWSTVGQRDIDGQHFDVYHHSSLDSANNLGDVLVQQGLLVNMV, from the coding sequence GTGCAGGTATTCCCCTCCATCGACCTGAAAGCGTTGGGCGATGGTGTCATCACGGTGAATGTCACCGCTGTCGATCAGGCAGGTAATGCGCTCGCAGGTACTCAGCAGTTAGGTGTCAGTATCAATAACCCACCAGTCGCAGCGCTGAATATGCCATTTAGCAACGGCTACCTGAACCTGAGTGACGCACAGGCAGGACAGACGCTTTCCGGCACCACAGGCCTGCACGGGGCAGGTCAAACTGTCAGCATCACCGTTGGCACCACGGTCTATTCTGGTACAGTTGACAACAACGGTAGCTGGAGCCTTCAACTGCCACCATCCATGCTGACGACACAAGCAGACGGTCTCCTCACCATTTCCGTTACTGTTAGCGATGCAGCGGGCAACACCTCTACCGTTCAGGGCAGTGCGAACGTGGATTTGACGCCTCCGGTGTTGACCATCAACCCGATCGGCGTCGACGATATCATCAACATCGCAGAAAGCCTGCTACCGCTGCAAATCACGGGGACATCCCCCATCAACGACAGCGGTCGTCCCATCATTGTCAACGTGACTATCAATGGGCAGATCTATCAGGGGCTGGCACAGGCAGATGGTACCTGGAGTGTCACCGTACCCGCAGGTGATCTGCAAAACATGCCGAACGGCATCACGGCTATCACCGCCACCTTGACCGATGCCGCAGGCAATATCGGCACCGTCAGCCATTCGATTACGCTGGATACCGATCCGGCCAAAGCTCCGACCCTGACGATAGCCACACTCTCAACCGATGACTACCTCAACCTGGCAGAATCAGGCCAGCCGTTGACGATCAGCGGCAGCAGCCAGAATGTAGAGCAGGGCCAGCAGGTCACTATTACCCTAAACAGCCAAACCTACCTCGCCACCGTGGGGGCAGATGGCAGTTGGAGCACCACGGTTCCCGCTACGGACGTCGGCAACGTGCCTGACGGCAAGCAAACCGTGAGCGCCAGCGTGACCGACGTAAGCGGCAACCCGGGTTCAACCACCCACTCGATTACCGTCATCACCGATGCCGCCAACCTGCCAAGCATCACGATTGCGACACTGTCGGGTAACGACGTTATCAGCGCACAGAATAGCCAGTCCGATCTGCTCATCTCAGGTTCAACAACGAATGTTTCCGCAGGACAGCGCGTCACGGTGACGTTGAATAGCAAAACGTATCTGGCTACCGTTGGCGCCGATGGCAGTTGGAGCACGACGGTTCCCGCCAGTGATGTGCAAAATCTGCCGCAGGGCGGTCAGAATGTGACGGCAACAGTCAGTGATATTGCACAGAACCCGGCCACGACAACCCATCCGTTTACCGTCGATACCGTCCCACCGCTACTGTCCATCGACATGCTGGTTGATACCAGCGATATCGGGCTGGCGGATGCGCTGGCTGGGCTACCGCTGAGCGGCAAGGCCGAAGCCGGTCTTCAAGTCACCATAAAAGTCGGTACCGCTGTCTATAGTGTTGTTGCTGACAACAACGGTATCTGGCAAATCACCATTGCGGCGAACGACCTGCTGGCGCTGGGCGACGGCGTGAAAACACTGGCAGCCAGCGTGACCGATGGTGCAGGCAATGCCAGTGCCACCAGTATCGATATCACGCTAAAAACACAGTCGCTTCCAACACTGACGCTAGATTCTCTCTATGACAACAATGTTCTCACTAGTGCGGAACTGGCAACGGAAACCACCATTGGCGGCAGTTACACCAACCTGCCCGTCGGGACAGCGATTCAGGTCACGATAGGGGCTTACACCGTAACAGGTGTGACCCTCGCGGGAGGACTCTGGAGCGCCACTATTCCAGCCAATGCGCTTAGCATACTGGCAGATGGTAACGTTCAGGTCAGCGCAACGGTCACTGACAGCGCAGGCAATACCGGTAGTGCCAGCGGCGCTCTGGACGTTGTCATCCACACTAATTTCTCCATCAGTATCACTCCACCGTTTGTTGACGGGGTGCTCAATCAGGCAGAAAGCACTGTGGATCAACTGCTGACAGGCACAACGGGGCTCCTCGATCCTGGTCAGAGCGTGTCTGTCTCGATCACCAACGGCACGCTAACCCACACCTACAGCGCCACCGTTGCCGCCAATGGCCAGTGGAATGTGACATTGCTTGCTGCCGATTTGACTTCACTCGGTGACGGCACACACACCATCAACGTGACCGTGACTGACCACGCAGGCAATACGGGAACAGGCAGCGACACGTTCACCAGCGTGATTGTCGGCGTGCCTGTCGCTACACTGGACACGCCGTTCGGCGATGGCAAACTGAGTCTGGCGGATGCGCTACCGGGCGCGACACTATCTGGACAAACAGGGCTTACCAGTAATGTGGGGCAAACCGTGTCGGTCAGCATCAACGGCACGAACGTTCCTGCGACGGTCAATGCCGACGGCAGTTGGACGCTGTCTCTGGCTAGTCAGACGCTGATCGACCTGCCGGATGGTACGGTGAATTTCACCGTAATTGTGGCCGACTCTGCGGGTAACACCAGTACCACAACAGCCACGGCGAGTGTGCTGACCACCACCCTGCCTGCGGCAACATTGGATCTGCCGTTTGGCGACGGAATCCTTAACGCCACTGAAATTCAGGCCATTCAGACCTTAACCGGTAAAACCGGTATTACCAGCGCGGGTCAGGAAGTCATCGTTACCGTGACCAATAAAACTACGCTGGTAGACACCACCTTTACCGCCACCGCTGACGGGCTCGGTGGCTGGTCCAGAGAGCTGTCGCCTGCCGATTTAGCCATCTTCACCGAAGGCAATTACAGCATTAGCGTCAAGGTCACCGACTGGGTGGGTAACACCAATACCAGCACCTCGCTCGATGTCAGTTCAGCGCAGACGCTGCCAGCCCCTCTTATTGATGTCGTCCCCTTTGGTATCGATAATATTCTGAGCAGTGCCGAGGCAGCCTCTGCACTCACCTTCTCTGGCCGTACGCAGGTTGGCGGTAGTGGACAAGGTGTAAAACTGGAGATTGACCTCAACGGTATTCGCTACACCGCAACAGTGGATAATGCGGGCAACTGGTCCGTTACACTGCCGCCGAATGCGTTGAACTCATTGGTCGACGGCCAGCATACCATCACGGTAACCGCCGTTGATGCGGCGGGCAACGTAGGCTCAGCACCGATCGCCTTTACCAGCGATCTCACTCCACCAGCCATTACGCTGAATACGCCGTTTGACGATGGTTATCTGAATATTGCCGACGCCGGCACGCTGGCGGGCAGAACGTTAAGCGGTAACGCAGGTGACGCGGTGAGTGTGAACGTCACATTTGGAGGGCAACCGCTTGTCGTACAGTTGATGAGTGGAGGCATGTGGACCGCAACGCTCACGCCCGCTCAACTTGCCGATCTTGCCGACGGTACACACAATATCAGCATTACGGCAGCGGACAGTCTGGGTAACAGCGCCACGTTGAATTCTCAGGCCATTCTCGCCGTGAAAGTTGCCCCCACTGTCTCCATTACTGCTTTCGCTGGTCTGGACGGCCTTGACTATACCGAAAGCCGGACGACACAGACGGTCAGCGGCACCTCGACCGGGCTGGAAGTCGGGCAAAACGTTACGGTAACGCTAAATGGAAAGCCTTACACCGCAAAAATCCTTGCAGATGGCTCATGGAGTACCACGATCCCATCAGCCGATTTGCAGCTTTTGACTGATGGGCAGCAGCATACCATTACCGCAGATGCGACAGATAAAGCGGGCAATCCGGCAGCGCAAGCCAGTGAAGGATTCAATGTCAACTTGACGCCACCGCCAATGACGATGGTGATCGACCCCATCGCAGGTGACGATATTATCAACGCGGCTGAGATAAACGGTAATGTCACCATATCCGGACAAGTTACTAATATTCCGCCCATGACCCCAATAACCGTGTTAATTGGGGGAATCCCGCTCTTCACCACGACCAATGCCAGTGGCGTATGGGAAATCACCATTTCCGCCAGTACTTACTTCACAACAAACGGTGATACTAGTGTCACGGCAAGCGTGACGGCAGCCCCGACAATAAACAGCACCAAAACGGTACTGGTCGATACGGTAGCCCCTACACTGGACATCGTCACCTTTGCCTCGGACAACGTGCTCAGTGCAACGGAAATGAGCACGGCGCAGGCGATTACTGGCACGGCATCCATTACAGAAGCAGGACAAATCGTTTCGATTAGCCTGAATGGGAAACCCTACAGCGCCCAGGTTTCCGCAACAGGTGCCTGGAGTGTCAATGTTCCCGCCGCCGATCTGGCACTGCTAGCCGACGGCAGCCACACCATCACAGCAACGCTCACCGATAAAGCGGGAAATAGCACCACCACTACGCAGACGGTTAACGTCGATACCGCCATTCCGCTACTCAGCGTCACGCTGTTCGATGACAATATTCTGACGCTGGCTGAGGCGCTGGCTGGAGGAGCGATTAAAGGGACAGGCGAAATAGGTGCCACCGTGACGCTAACCGCAGGGCCGTTAGTCGGCACGACCACCGTCGGCCCTGACGGAACCTGGACGATCCCCGTGCTGTCTGTTGATTTGCAAAGCCTAACAGACGGTGCACAGGTCATCGGCGTAACGCTGACCGATACCTCCGGCAACACCACACACGTTGATGCCACGCTGGACGTCGCGCTGAACCAGACGCTCGGTGCCGGAATCAATAATATCTTCGGTAACGATGGCATCCTCAACCTGGCTGAATCACTGGTGACGCAGGTCATCAGCGGTAACGCAACGGGCAACTACCTTGGGGCGAAAGTCCAGGTCACCGTACTAGGCACGACGGTGGAAGGCACCGTGGGCGCCAACGGTGCCTGGAGCGTCGCGCTTGCTCCAAATCTGTTTACCGGCCTGAGTAACGGCTTGTTGGCAGTTAACGTTGATATTGTCGACTCGCACGGCAACGTGAAAAACCAGTTGATCAACATCGACGTATTGAAATCCCTGCCAGTCATTGATTCTGTTTTGGCCTTCACCGATGGCGCGCTGAATGCGGCAGATATCGCTACCAACCAAATTATCAGCGGTGTAGTCAGCAATGTGAATATCGCTGCGGGTGCAACGGTCGCCGTAACGCTGGGCAACAAGATTTACACCGGCATTAGCGTCGGTGCAGGCGGAGCCTGGAGCTTGTCTGTTCCTGCACTCGACTTGCAGGCCTTGCAGGATGGGACCTTAGCGGTAGGCGTTGCGGTCACCGATCATGCAGGAAACACCACCAGCCAGATCGTCAATGTTCCAACAATCATCAAGAATCTGCCGAGCATTACGCTCAATCCCGTTTTTGGTGATAGCGTGCTGAATCTGGGTGACCTTCTGGTCAACCAACCTCTCAGCGGTACCGCCACCGGTCTGGCAGGCAGAACCATTACGCTGAGCATTGCGGGTTCACAAATCGCCACGGCCGCTGTCGGCACAGATGGCAAATGGAGCGTTGCCGTCACCCCAAGCGTGCTGGGCATCCTGCAAGGTCTGGGTAGCGGTGATTTCACCGTAGCCGCGACCGCGACAGACAGCGTAGGCAATACCGCCAACGGCAGTGCCGGCATCAAGTTCGATTTTGCCCAGCCAGTGATTACGCTGAACCCGGTCTTTGGCGGCGATGGCTTCCTTAATGCAGCAGAAGCTGTGGTAGCACAAATAATCGGCGGCACCGTCACCAATGCCGGTGTGGGATCGCAGGTTACCGTGACTCTGGGCAGTAAAACGTTCCTGTCGACCGTCGGCGCAGGTGGCGTGTTCAGCCTGACGCTGCAACCATCCGATCTTAGCGCACTGGTAGATGGCAGCGCGACGCTTGGCGTCTCCGTCACCAACGCCTCCGGCAACATTGGCACGGTCAATAATGCCATCAACATCATTGCCAAAAACTTGCCAACGATTAGTCTTGGTTCGTTGTTTGGTGGCGATGGTTTCCTCAATGCCGCAGAGGCCGCGCTGACACAGACGATTAGCGGCACTACCACCAATGCGATTGCAGGATCGTCGGTGGTGATACGCATCGGATCGCTAACGTTGAACGCCACCGTTGGTAATGACGGCACCTGGACCACCAGCGTAACGCCATTGCAACTGTCCAGCCTGACCAACGGCAATCTCACCGTCAGTGCGACGGTGACCGATCCGGCAGGCAACAGCAATGGCATCAGTACCGGACTCAATGTCTCCATATTGCCGCCAACCATCACCCTTAATCCGTTGTTCAACGGTGGCGTATTGGATCTCACCAGCCTGTTGAGCGCACAAACCATCAGTGGGACAACGGCCAATGTGGCAGCCGGTACAGCGATCAACGTCACGCTAGGCAGTAAAACCTATACCACGACGATTGGCGCGAACGGCGGTTGGAGCCTGCCGATCCCAAGCCTAGACCTGAAAGCCCTCACCGATGGCGTGACTAACGTTAGCGTCCGGCTGGTAGATGCGGCGGGTAACGTAGGTCAGAGTACGGGGGCCTTGAACGTGGCGATTAACGCCCAGCCAACGCTGACGCTCAATTCACTCTTTGGCGGTGACGGCCTGCTGAATGCAGTCGAGGCGGCGGCGGGGCAGATTATCAGCGGCACCAGTACCAATGCGGTAGGTTCGACCATCCAGATCTCGTTGGGAGCCAAGACCTACTCTGCCGTGGTGCAAAGCAATGGCAACTGGTCTGTGAGTCTGCCCTCACTCGATCTCAACAATTTGACTGACGGCACGCTCTCCCTCAGCGCCTCTCTGACCAACGCGGCAGGAAAAAGTGCCAGCGCCGGGGTTTCGGTCGGCGTGGGCGTCCACGCATTGCCAACGGTCAACCTGGGCTCTCTGTTTGGCGGGGACGGCTACCTGAATCTGGCCGAAGCGGGCATCAACCAGATCATCAGCGGAACAACGACCAACGCAGCTGGCGGTAGCGTCACACTGACCGTAGGTGGACTGGTGCTCAGCGCAGCCGTCGCCAGCAATGGTACCTGGAGCATCAGCGTGCCGAGCGCCAATTTGCTCAACATCGCCGATGGCAATTTGACCGTAGGCGTCACCGTCGCTGACCGCTATGGCAACACCAACAGCACCAGCAGCAACGTCATCGTGAAAACGCACCAGTTGCCGCAGTTGGGTATTGATGCGGTCGGGTCACTGATTGGCAACACCGTTGGCCTGTTGGCAAATGGCATCACCGTCAGCGGGACATCTCGCTATGTGCAACAAGGTGCCAAGGTGACCGTCACCCTGCTCGGCCAAACGCTACAGGGTACTGTCGGTGCCGATGGCAAGTGGAGCGCGAATTTCAGCAGCTCGCTATTGGGTATCAACGTTTTCAACGTGGGGGCAATCTTGACCGCGCTGTTGGGAACAGCGGTAGAAGCTTCTGTTACCGATCAGGCAGGTAACTTCACCGGGGTCTCCGCCGGATTAACGTCCGGTATCTCACTCGGCTTACCGCTGATGAGCATGATGGCGCTGGATACGGACGATAGCAGCCTTGCTCAGGTGTCCTCGCTGTCCAGTGAACAGCTTGATACTGGGGAAAGTACCGATGTGCAATCCCTCCATGTCAGCTCGAAAATGGCGGCGGCCACGCTCAGCGAGACACAAACCATCGACAATAACGCCAGCACTGAAGTTGAAAACAGCGTGTATGCCATTGGCGGCGTTGTCATCAATCTGGCTGACGGCAGCGTGCAGACCGGGGCAGAGATCACAGGCAGCGAGGGCGATGACCTTATCACCCTCTCAAGTCTCGATTTCACACACATCGACGGCGGTGACGGCATCGATACCCTGCTTCTCGATGGCACCTCGCTCAATCTGGACCTCACGGCGCTGGGGCTGAAAATCGACAACGTAGAGATCTTCGATTTAGGCCAAAACGGCACCAACAGCATCACGTTGGATCTTGACCGCGCCCTGAATGTCACCGATCGCCCCGAAGATGACCTGCTGATTGTCGGAGGAGAAGGCAGCAAGGTGAACCTGATCCCCGGCGATGGTGCCTGGAGCACGGTAGGACAGCGCGACATTGACGGGCAACACTTTGATGTCTACCACCATTCATCGCTGGATAGCGCCAACAACCTGGGAGATGTACTGGTGCAGCAAGGCCTGCTCGTCAATATGGTGTAA